One Pangasianodon hypophthalmus isolate fPanHyp1 chromosome 7, fPanHyp1.pri, whole genome shotgun sequence genomic window, GGTTTGATGGATATTGAGGATCAGTGATGGGTTCAAATCTtcatgaacttaaaaaaaaaggatttgtgCATTCTTGCGGTAAAACCCACTGTGTGTGGATATGAATGCATAACACAAGAATAACATTAACTTTAAAAGCCTGACTCCTAAATATCGGtaatatattatgaaatattcatgGGTTGAAAGCTTCAGGTTTTTTAGcttcacatttttaaagatcattttaaacaaatgtttgaTCTTTAAGATGCAGGGTACAAAgtatttaaaatctaaaaaaaaaactcttaattATGTgaacttgtgtgtatgtgtataatttGAGCATCCAACAAACTGTCATTTCAGTTTGGGACAATAAAATAGAAGTTATCCTATTTATCAGCTAACACAAAGCtagcacacacagcacagtagCAAAGAAGCATTATAGCAGTAGAAACAGAGCAAACACAGTCACTCATCTTACACTGACCACCATATTGTAAGCTACACAACTCTAAATCTGTCATTAAAACAATTTCACCAGGATAAAACCCAAGGAAAAAAGTTACATTAACTATTGAAAACCAGCCTTCCTTCATTTCTTTGAAACAAGCTCCTCAATCAAATATGTGAAGTCATTACTGATTGCAGTAGGTCATATTCCATTGACATTAAAGTTAAATAATTGAGGTGACGTTTTCCTTCTTCTTGCCCCAGTCTCAAACCTCCTTCATGTCACTTAGAATACAAAAAACCTGTCAAAGTACAATATCATTAGCCTGTGGTTTACTAAGAGGACTAAAATTATTGGGTTGTGTAATATCGCGTTTAAAATAAGATaagtttacaaataaaatgagttGAATATGTCCCTTCATCAATAcaacttcagtaaccactttatcctggtcagggtcacttcGGATTCAGAGCCTACCTTGGGAACAATGTgaatgaggtgggaatacaccctggaaggtGCGCCAGACCAATGCAatgcaccatgcatacacacattcacacactcattcatacctaggaaCAATACAGCATagacaatccacctactggcatgtttttttggagggaaaaccggagaacctggaggaaacccaaacagacacaaagagaacatgcaaaactccacacaaacccGAGCTTTAGGATCGAACCTGGAGCCTGCAGCTGTAAGATGTCAATGCTATCCACAATGAGTTAAATATgcgtttttcttcattcatttcatattcGCCCTcagttattaatttaaaaaatcatattatttcaATGACAATACAGTTTCGGCTTATATTATGTTGTTATGTAGTGGCCCCCCTGAGGGGTGCGGCCCTGGGCTATAGCCCTGATAGCTGGTGGTTTAATGTGTCCCTGCTCATGTCTACCTGTaaaaaaatttatgtttaacttTAGCAGTTACATTTAGTTTACAAGCAGTTAACTAGCTGGTTAGCTCCTTGGAGGACATGGTGGCATTTTGCATATTGATAGATCCTGTCATTTTAATAAGGGTATGGGTTTACAGATGTTCTTGAAACACTtgttttttatagttttttggtcattaaaaaataaacacttcattATTCTACATACGTTattcataatgatttataattaaacatttagtTGTTGACCTAAaactgtttgtttgtatgtattgCCTATACTGGTACAAAGAAACACCAACAGCATCAGACTGCCTTATTATGTTATTAGACTGGTATTTCATCTGAACCCTACCCTTGCAACACATTTCTAAGGAACAGGTTCTCAAACAGGAATTTATTGAAACCACTGACACCCTGGTTCAAGACTTTGCAGTTAACTTGTCAAAACACAGAGTTTATGAGTGTGGCAACACATCATAACATGCTACCAAGCCCTCCACTGTAAACCCTTTAAAAGACAGTGTAGAAATTAAACAGCAGCTTCTGATGCCTCCAGTTTGGGTGCTCTAAAGTCCCACAGACTAAACAGCATTTACAATATgatattaaacaaagaaaatgcttCCACTGTTTAAATCTAACTGTGCTTGTACCAGGAACGCACCATGACACAAACTCTTGTTGTGGCATGTCGCAAACAAGGCATTCAAGCACAAATCAAGATGACAGAAAATGATTAGATTCTTTGGGCTAaggttttaaaggttttttttccccccactgagACCAACAGGTCTGTTCGTTCCACAGAGACCCTTATCATGGGCGAAACGTTGCAGTGATCCATTGTGAGAGTCGTATCTCTGCAGGATCTGAAAACATTTCTCATCCCTCAGTTCCCACTGAGCTCTGGGAGAATTACACACCAAACTGTAGACCAAGAGACAGCCTAGTCAACAGAACTTACTCTGCTTCTGTAAAGTACTCCATGCTTTTTGTATTTGCAGTGCAGACAAACAGGAACTTGCATTTCACAATGGAGtggtttataaatcattattatcCAGACAGTGTTTATAATGAGCAGTGAGTTACCTGAGTCTGACTTTTTTCTAAGACTTTAGAGTGAAAAGATATGTGTATATGCTGTAAGTTGATGTTGGGCCTGATTAATGATGTCCCTTGAAGTCAATTCTTGTCATTTTACTACCTTTGCTTTTAATCTGTTTCAGTGGATTTCAAGCAATAACTTATAACAACTAAATAGTCCAATCTTTATCACATGAGCAACTGTCTAAAGCATTTCTATACATTTCTATAATTAGTATTAAAGATAAAAGTGCAAGATAAACTCGCATATTAATGTCAGTACTGTGAGAAGAGCTCTGATTTGGGGTTAAAAAAGCAGGACAGGAACAGTAGCTCTTTATCAAACACTCGCGCGCGGAACACTATCAAAACACCAGCTTCTCAAAGCTCCAGTTATCTCACTTTCGCCTGTTGTCATTGTAAATACGACTTCCAAAGAGTTGTTTCTTCTTCCTTACCTTATTTTCTTTGCCAGGTTTACATTTTCAGAGCTGAGCTTGTGTAGAACGCGACAAAAATCCAGTAAGTAAAGTCGCTCTGCAGAAACGAATCTCACGTCCCGTCGGCTGCTGTTCCTCAAAACTCTGTCAGTGAGGCGACAAGTCGCTGTTAGCTCGCGCGCTCCACAGCGAAGTGCGCATGCGCCAGTTGCCCTCTCAGTCTCCACTATAACTAGCACAGTTAATGCGGATGTAAGATTAAATTGCCCTGAATGATCCAAACGTTCCATTTATATGTTATCATATGGAGTTTTCAGTACTGATTTAATGGATTTGGGTTTAAAACAAGTATTTGATTTGTTTCTGTCCAGTTTGGTGACCAgactttaaaggaaaactccaccctgaaacacattaaaaatgtttgtattgtaatatttgtgatgtgcctAGAGATTCCAGTGTTAATGtgttggctggtgctgtatttcTGTTCTTCCTGTGAGAAATCAGTGGTTGTCTGCTGTGCTGATATCACAGGGTGACAATATTAGTGCAGTTACAGTGGTAATAGGACAAAATATTTCATCTCAAACAAGAGATAAtggtcaggttttgctgtttgcttctaaaaacaaaagagcaagagcttcttttttctctcagcgTTTTCCATGatcaatgtcatattaacatAGAATAGCGGAGACATAAacgttggactcaaagttccagaatgcaatgcagctatacgacaCAGTTGCACTGAGTTTAACTCAGCAGCTCAACTCAGCTAGTGAGCAATCTACAAGATCTACAAGCACAATGACATTTAcagtggtattagcatgaattCTAAAAGTTGGAACCtaatctgtttgagcagagagTACAAGTGAGGAGGTGAACaagctggacagactgaaggactGAAGCACTACTGCATCAGTCTCTTTCGATAGAGAtaaagcaagggctaaatcccactggcaccactatcatcaGGTAGTTGAACAGCACTGTGAGAAACCATTTTGCCAAactgaaaatagaccaacagtttaaacaatgaaagaagtttaaactaataACGCACTTTCACTACAAAATAGATCTTGGACACCATTGATGATCACATGTTAACATCACATGTTATCACACATTATAACAGATTATAACATGCAAATCATTTggggtgatttttttcctttgcctGACATTTTTGGCCTCaaataaataccaaaatatTCTgttaagctttaaaaaaaatagcaaaatgaacacatttcttTAGTGGAAAATGAAGGAGTGCATTTTGAACTGAACCTGAAAAATTGTATtgcatcatcattattatcaccATTATACATTGCCAGGATTTACATTTCTATCAAATTGTAAATACTGGATTAGCTCGGCCACTTAGAGCCACCTCAATCTCTCTGGTCCAATAAACAGTAAGTTCAAATAATTCCCATTAATCCACAATGTTAGATACCATTTAGTCTGACAATCTAAATTGCTAGCAGATGGTGTACTAATTTGACATTCTCTAAAGTATGCCTGTAGTAGTCAGGTATCATACTATTCTTGCCATCCAGTTAAACAGTATCAGATATACAGCCTCATTTATTTCCTCTGGTCAGAAGGCCACCACAGTAAATTTGGTTAGAATAGAAAACTTGGGAGCAAATAATGAATGCTATGCAGTCTGTAGAAAGTAGTTATATTCTTTGGTAAGATTGACAgtcacacagaaacacatagCTTAAACTtgaaatttaatgtaatttgaaAATGTGCCATGCACGAATTCATACGAATTCGTCCATGAACTTCACAATTTCGACTGGATGTCAACAATGAGAAACACAGCATTACATCACAGTCATAGgaaatacactttatttaagaaaatacaactttttaaaataggATGTGAAGAAACCCATAAACTCTGTAAAAGTAACAGGAGTGTGCTGTGTGAAACCAGAGAGGCCTGACTTGTGCAGTTTCCTTCCCTGCAGAACAATCTGACTGATGCAGGCAGGAACTGCTCCAAATGGGAAGCAGGAAGTGTTGGAGACAATGGAGAGTTTGAGGAGTGGTGGCCAGCTGTAGGCTTTTGGATGGAAAAGAGTGGAGGCAGGCACAGACCTCCCTTTCTTGCCAAatggaggagaaaagaaaagcaaattcTCTTTGGGTTAACATTTCACACTCATTTCAAAGTACTAGACAGTCTCAAAAACATTCCTTGTCATGCCAATCAaatagaaattaattttttttttcaataggcTAAAAGTCTAGATCAGACTGCAAGACTAGCTCAAAACAGTACAACTTTTCAAAGGCTCAGCCAAACCATGGATATAAATggtacatgcaaaaaaaaaaaaaaaaaaaaaaacatgtaaatgaaaatgacatttttatctaAGAATGCTTGACTCTTGATGTGAGAGTCTTATAGAAAGCATGCATGCTTAAATCTGCTATGAGAACGACATCGAACAAATACAAggatgcataaaatcattccCAGAGTACAATATAAAGatatttattcagaaatgaatTGGGAAAAGTGACCAGAGAGATAGAAACACGTATAATTTAAATTTGAGAAAGGCAGATAGCAATGCTTTTTACAACTCCTGAGATCTTACTGATGCATAGGTAAAGATATTGAAGTGAAAATCCCTGCAGCCAGCCACAGAGTTCTAAAGAACTCTCACTTCCTACAGGTAGAGTGCCTTGGAAATGAGACTGTAAATGCCCAGATGAAACCTACACTGGAATTGTGACATTTGATTCACAGTCATCGATTTGAGTAATATcagacacaaaaaaacagacactaCAAAACCGATGCTCACTCACAGAAGAGATGACTGAAAAAGCATTGCAACAGTAGCCcaaagattttaatttttaccaGCAGTAATATGCCAATTTGTTTGTGttcatgtataaatgtatacgagctcattttgaataaaatctTCAAACCTGTATTAATGATATGTGCAATTCTATTACATTGGGATTGGTAGTGCAAACAATCACAATCATTAATATGTCAAAAACCTTGAAAGGAGCACCATTATGGTCGTCAGCAATGCATAGCAAAGCATGCATAAGATGCAGCTGAGAACTAATAATTCATACTCTGCAGAACTACCGGTGTAAATGAATACACACTgacttcctcacacactcacacatacatgcactCTCATGTAAAAGCAGAGTCTGGGGGTTTAGGTCTCCTCATCTTCGCTGTGATGCTGGATCTTATCCTCGTTTAAGCCACTCTCATCGATGTTCTCCAGCGAATCTGCTCTCTGCACAGTGAGCTCTGAAGCACTCATGCATGGCAGCGTGTTCTGCTCTGGGTACATCCACGGCTTCAGGTTAGGGTCGTGCTTCCGTTTCCACTCGGGGTACTTCAGGCACGCTTTGTAGATCTTCCTCATGGCCTATGGAGCACCAAAGATGTTTGTTACTCAAAGGCATACTGGCATACATTAAGGGagactttttaaattaatttcataaaCTCTTTTTGGTATTTTAATCCTGGAATAAAGtacaaatgaaaactttttttgctttgtttattgcaaaaaaggtgtcacaaaagtgtatcaGATTTAAGGTAGCAGCAGAAGGGGCTATAGAGAACAATAGACCATtagtacatttttacttttactagAAGTacaaatacagtactgtgcaaaagtcttagacacatgcaaagaaatgctgtagagcaaagatgccttcaaaaataacgaaactaaatgtttctacataaaaacaatactgtaaagagcagtaaacagtaataaatgaaacaaagtcaatatgtggtgtgacaatccttcgccttttgaaaaaaaaaaaaaaacatagtagtctcaggtacaattagtgcagttttataaggaaatgggctgtaagtgttactgagcatcttgcagaaccagccacagttcttctggagactttgaccgtcacacttgcttcttatttttgcagcaaaacccagcagccttcattatgtctttttttttgtctgaaaagtgtctcttgtgtaatatgctgctttctttactgacatacaaacatttttctgtaacatttaattttgtgccggaaaactaatgtttggaatctaaactgtttttgtactgaatcagtgaTGTAGAtagattagattttttattttattttatcaaacaaagtttgtactaaaaaatagggtgcttttgcacagtactgtataagtACTGTATGTCAGCACTTTTAAAggtttcatttgactcacccttgtaATATTACACAATAAAAGAACACAGCCTTACCACAAATACatcactataataataataataataaaaattattattattattattattattattattattacattcaaGCCTTAATTATGGAAAGCAGGGGGAAAATTATGGCTCCTTCAATATCAAATAAAAACCCATTTTCACAGTTTTAAGggttttaatcattaaaatctATAGCAATATATGGTAGCATCACAGGGTGTATAGGAAAAGCACAGCATTTTTTTCATGAGCGTAGTCACACAATATTTGATGTGGGTTAGTTTGCCCCTGCAGAATTTAGTTTACGGTAGTTCACAGGACATGAtattttttggtgtgtgtgtttgggggcgTGGTGTGAGAGTGTACTTAAATATTTTcctaatttaaaattttaaatggcaATTTTGCCTTTAACCCATTTGTAGTTTTAGTCAGAACTGGATTTCATAATACAGGCTTTACATAAATCAgtaaaaacaatgacaaaactGAACAATTGCAGTGATGTGGTTGTGGCTTGTGACCACCAGATGACAGCAAAGGACAACAGAGACCTGTTATTGAAAACTTACTGCTTATTTATTCCTGCAGACTTACAGTTCTTACATAATAAAGAACTGTTTTCTATACGTACCAGTTTGTTTAATGCCCCATTCAAATTGAATTTGCTATTCTATAATCCTTTCCGTGTACACGCTCACAGAATTATGTTAATCAAAAATACAACAGTCTTACCTTCGGTCCGACAAATTGAGAGACTCTATTCACTACCCATTTAGGTAAGGAACctggaaatgtaaacaaaaatagaCCTCTATATAGATACATACTGAGACATTTCAGGAAATACAACAATCCAAATTATGCTGTCTATATAGCCTAACATATACTACAATATACAGCCCCTTCCGAATGTATTGGATCGCATGGGAAGAAaggatttgttgttaaaaaggataaatgggagaaaagcaagccattttggagctgagaaaggagggaaaatcaatcacaGCCATTGCAAAAGCACTGAGTATAGCCAATACATCAATCTGGAATAcccagaaaaagaaagaaaccactggtgtactaacaaccagatatcaaacagatcagccaaggaaaacaacagcagctgacgACAAAAACATTGTGAAATCTGTCacgtaaaacacaaacaacagtcagtgacttcaccaacaacctccacagggcaagGGTGAAGGCATCACAGTCCACCGTTCGAAGacgacttcgagagcagaaatacattaggactacagttgctatgatagctttagaactgcagttgccatgaacagttttgcaatcaagtctccatcagtgaacagtggataagttcaaaaacagacttcatgtgaaaactgtaatgaatttcctggttacgcaattgcactatttgaccatgtagtacacagttatagaagggatttatttataattgcactatcagGTGTCACCCAAATACATGCAcgctggttcctctcaaggtttcttcctcatatcatcccagggagtttttccttgccaccgtcgcctctggcttgctcattatggataaattcacacatttaaaatttatatcctgaatgtatttatttctgtaaagctgcaatgtccattgttaaaagcactatagaaataaaactgaattgaattgcaaTATGGAGATCATACTACAAGATGATTAGCAGTAAGAATTgtaaggccagattggaattcgcaaagaaatccagagatgagccacaaaagttctggaaccaagattaacctctaccacaGTGAAggaaagtgtggagaaagatatgatctgctcatgatccaaaacatcgGTCaaggtggtggtagtgtcatggtttgggcttgcatggctgctcctggaacaggctcactaatctttattgatgatgtaactcatgatggtagcagcagaatgaattcattagaaacattctgtctgccaagttacagagaaatacatccaATCTTATTGGAACTtaatcatgcagcaagacaatgatctgaaacacactgccaacacaacaaaggacttcatcaggggaaaaaagtggactGGCCAAGTTAATCACCAGACTTTAACCCAACTGAgaatgcatttcacctcctgaagaggagactaaaGGGAGAACACCCCccacaaaacaaagaacaactgAGAGAAGCTGTgatacaagcctggaaaagcatcacaaaagaagaatgcaacagtgtgGTGATGTTAGTGGGTCGCCAGCTTGAgtcagttattgcaagcaagggatttgcaatcaaatattaaatgtaatttactttaagactatctgttccaatactttcgctCAGCTAAagattgggtggtctgccaccaaaggtgccacgttcaaagttgtttaaaacagctagatgtaaatattaggaaatgaaaaGCTGAAGTtatgatctattgtctcatattcatcttttgatctcaaacctaaatgtcttcagtgtgcAGCAAACtgaactggccttgctgttccaatacctTCTGAGGGGACTGTATGTGCCTTGGTCCAAGAAACACAACACTATTTACACAATCTCTTCTTTGTGTATtatgtaaactgtaaaagtcCTAATGTGCAAGTACAGCACAAGGACAGAGTATGTAATGTATTTGTAGTGTGTACACAAAATGTTTCTCTGGAACCTTAATTAACAAAGGTTATGCAAACACTTAAATATGTTGTTTCAACATACAACATTTATAAACTCTGCTACCCAGTTATGGTGTTTCATGTATTAAACATTTCATGTACAACAGAACTTCCCTGTATTGTTACTGGAAATGCAAGGCTTCACATTTTCAGGTAGAAATTAAACAGGTAGTtgcacacataaaaaaaaaccactcacCTCTTGGATCTACTTGTGTTAAGTAGTAAAGAGTGCAGCAGTTTGCTCCATTGGACTGGATCAAGTATCCGGTGAGTAAAGACACAGCTCTGACATAGTCTTTCTTTGGTGGGTATTGCTGAAATGGGAAAATatggttattttaaaaaaaaaaaaaaaaaagcctttttccCCTTTAGAATTGTCTATTCAAAATCAGAAATAAGACTAAGATAACTGAATATTGCTGGACAATATCAAAATAACAATTACAACAACAGAGATTATGCACTACATGTTTAAtttaacctggttgcataattcATTAGTGAGACAATTTTGTCCAAGGACAAAAACCACAAAGAAAATGTTCCCAGGACACGAGACAGGTAATTATTCATTAAGACACAGGGATCAGATCACCCGACTATTTACTCAGTAGCTCAGACTTTTCCCACTGGCCGGAGCTTCTTCTGTTTCAGTCTACTCTAGGCCTAGACAGCTGTTCTACATGCCAGcttacacaatatacagtactgtatttctGGCTCTGCCAAAGCCACTTATAAAGCCAGAACATCTGCACTGCTCCCACATTAGACTGGAGGACATTCAGACATACCGGGTGTTTGACCGAGTAGTTGATTATCAAGTAGTCATTGCCGAGAGGAAGCCATGAACGCATGGTGACAAAATCCCTGTTCTTCAGTGGACTCGGGCATTTCCCTTTAAACAGAAAAGACACGATTTAATGTTATACTGAAAGATCAAGTAAGAAGTGTGCCTCCAGAATTAGCATTTAAAACGAAGTAGACAGACATCTGCATTATATATGGCACTAATACCAAAATTATGTCTTGATTATGTCTGGTGTATACAACAATTTATAAAaactggtgtaaaaactgtctATAGCTAATTATGCCAGTGTATCTCATGCTGTTTGGTACACTTTCACAATATAGCAGATTACtcattatttgcatatttattgtgtattatttttcacaATACTTTCCTGAAATGTTGTAGAGCTAGATGATTGATTCTAACTCTAgcacaattttatatttatctgCCTTTAGAAGGTGTGCGGTTTATCCAATGGAAATCAGACAAAGCACAGTTGAGTTATAGCGAGCTCTCCCTAGAAGACCTCAGCCATTAAACTGTCTTTTGGTACTATTTACAACttcacacaattacacaataatGTGTTACTACACGCCCTGCAATGTATTCCAAGTGGACAGTTTGTattcccttcctttccttcaaGGCCAGGATAATATAATAAGTTATGAATGTTTTAGTGAGCCAGTGAGCAGGCAATAGGAATAGGAGTAAATAGAGGAGTAAAGACGAAAGCAAATACTGTGGTGACTCACAGGAGTAATATCCTACATCTGCATTGACTGTCAGTCTTGCAATATCAAATGTGTCGATCATGTTGGTGTCCCATTTCTTCCGGTAGCTTGTGTCATGCAAGACATCATACAGTGTTTCTGCGCTGACATCCTTGCACACAATACTCATC contains:
- the stard15 gene encoding START domain-containing protein 10 — its product is MPVQIPDDADFASFKEQCENEVGWIQRYNKAGVTVWCRDEETKTVQKLKMSIVCKDVSAETLYDVLHDTSYRKKWDTNMIDTFDIARLTVNADVGYYSWKCPSPLKNRDFVTMRSWLPLGNDYLIINYSVKHPQYPPKKDYVRAVSLLTGYLIQSNGANCCTLYYLTQVDPRGSLPKWVVNRVSQFVGPKAMRKIYKACLKYPEWKRKHDPNLKPWMYPEQNTLPCMSASELTVQRADSLENIDESGLNEDKIQHHSEDEET